A genomic window from Vitis riparia cultivar Riparia Gloire de Montpellier isolate 1030 chromosome 16, EGFV_Vit.rip_1.0, whole genome shotgun sequence includes:
- the LOC117933974 gene encoding beta-fructofuranosidase, soluble isoenzyme I-like isoform X1, with translation MDTHHATSHDLLHDETYVPLLYSPLPDHPVPAGAPALGQRRPLKVFAVTLASLMFLASMVALVIHQSPQTPETVDNDGPSMEWEGRGVAQGVSEKSFLGFSGRRLSYNWTTAMFAWQRTAFHFQPEKNWMNDPDGPLFHMGWYHLFYQYNPDSAVWGNITWGHAVSRDMIHWLYLPLAMVPDRWFDLNGVWTGSATILPNGQIIMLYTGDTNDSVQVQNLAYPANLSDPLLLHWIKYENNPVMVPPAGIASDDFRDPTTMWVGADGNWRVAVGSLVNTTGIVLVFQTTNFTDFEQLDGVLHGVPGTGMWECVDFYPVSINGVYGLDTSAHGPGIKHVLKASMDDNRHDYYALGEYDPMTDTWTPDDPELDVGIGLRLDYGKYYASKTFYDQVKKRRILYGWISEGDIESDDLKKGWASLQSMPRTVLHDNKTGTHLLLWPIEEVESLRTNSTEFEDVLLEPGSVVPLDIGSASQLDIVAEFEVDNETLEAMVEADVIYNCSTSAGAAGRGALGPFGILVLADDTLSELTPIYFYIAKDTDGSYKTFFCTDLSRSSLAVDDVDQRIYGSIVPVLDDEKPTMRVLVDHSIVEGFSQGGRSCITTRVYPTEAIYGAARLFLFNNATGVNVTASIKIWEMASADIHPYPLDQP, from the exons ATGGACACCCACCATGCTACTTCTCATGATCTTCTACATGATGAAACTTATGTCCCACTCCTCTACTCCCCCCTACCCGACCACCCGGTCCCCGCCGGAGCTCCGGCTCTGGGGCAGCGCCGTCCCTTGAAGGTTTTTGCTGTCACATTGGCCTCCCTCATGTTCCTAGCCTCCATGGTGGCTTTGGTCATTCATCAGAGTCCACAAACCCCGGAGACAGTGGATAATGACGGGCCGTCTATGGAGTGGGAGGGAAGAGGGGTGGCCCAGGGAGTGTCAGAGAAGTCTTTCCTGGGATTTTCCGGCCGAAGGCTTTCGTACAATTGGACTACCGCCATGTTTGCCTGGCAGAGAACTGCCTTCCATTTCCAGCCTGAGAAGAATTGGATGAATG ATCCTGACG GACCACTGTTCCACATGGGATGGTACCACCTCTTCTACCAGTACAATCCTGATTCAGCAGTGTGGGGGAACATCACGTGGGGCCATGCAGTGTCAAGAGACATGATCCACTGGCTCTACCTCCCCTTAGCCATGGTCCCCGATCGATGGTTTGATTTGAACGGCGTCTGGACCGGCTCTGCTACGATTCTGCCAAATGGCCAAATCATAATGCTCTACACCGGTGATACCAATGATTCCGTGCAGGTCCAAAATCTAGCATACCCTGCCAACCTGTCTGATCCCCTCCTCCTCCATTGgatcaaatatgaaaacaacCCGGTTATGGTCCCCCCAGCCGGAATCGCTTCCGACGATTTCCGGGACCCGACCACGATGTGGGTCGGAGCCGATGGAAATTGGCGGGTTGCAGTTGGGTCACTGGTCAATACAACAGGCATCGTGCTTGTATTTCAGACCACCAACTTTACCGATTTTGAGCAGTTGGACGGTGTATTGCATGGGGTTCCGGGTACGGGTATGTGGGAGTGCGTGGACTTTTACCCGGTTTCCATCAATGGCGTATACGGGTTGGATACGTCGGCTCATGGGCCGGGTATAAAGCATGTGTTGAAGGCCAGCATGGATGATAACAGGCATGATTATTACGCATTAGGGGAGTATGACCCGATGACCGATACATGGACACCCGATGACCCGGAATTGGATGTGGGTATCGGGTTACGGCTTGATTATGGAAAGTATTACGCTTCAAAGACATTTTATGATCAGGTTAAGAAAAGGAGGATCCTATATGGTTGGATTTCGGAAGGTGATATTGAATCTGATGACTTGAAGAAAGGATGGGCTTCCCTTCAG AGTATGCCAAGGACTGTTCTACATGACAATAAGACAGGAACCCATCTCCTTCTATGGCCAATTGAGGAGGTAGAGAGCTTGAGAACAAACAGTACAGAGTTCGAAGATGTTTTACTCGAACCCGGATCTGTTGTGCCACTTGACATAGGCTCAGCTTCACAG TTGGACATAGTGGCGGAGTTTGAGGTAGATAACGAGACCTTAGAAGCGATGGTGGAAGCTGATGTGATCTATAATTGTAGTACTAGCGCTGGTGCTGCTGGGAGGGGAGCTTTGGGGCCATTCGGCATTCTGGTTTTAGCAGATGATACACTTTCCGAGCTGAccccaatttatttttacattgcCAAAGACACTGATGGCAGTTACAAAACCTTCTTCTGCACTGATCTATCCAG GTCGTCTTTGGCCGTGGATGATGTTGATCAAAGGATTTATGGGAGCATTGTTCCAGTGCTTGATGATGAAAAACCAACCATGAGGGTTCTG GTTGATCATTCGATTGTGGAAGGCTTTAGCCAAGGGGGGAGGTCATGTATCACGACCCGAGTTTATCCAACAGAGGCTATCTATGGAGCAGCTAGGTTATTCCTCTTCAACAATGCCACTGGAGTGAATGTCACAGCCAGTATCAAGATATGGGAAATGGCTTCTGCTGATATTCACCCTTACCCATTAGACCAACCGTAA
- the LOC117933974 gene encoding beta-fructofuranosidase, soluble isoenzyme I-like isoform X2, whose translation MWAPPHVTSTLGSLWWTFGPLFHMGWYHLFYQYNPDSAVWGNITWGHAVSRDMIHWLYLPLAMVPDRWFDLNGVWTGSATILPNGQIIMLYTGDTNDSVQVQNLAYPANLSDPLLLHWIKYENNPVMVPPAGIASDDFRDPTTMWVGADGNWRVAVGSLVNTTGIVLVFQTTNFTDFEQLDGVLHGVPGTGMWECVDFYPVSINGVYGLDTSAHGPGIKHVLKASMDDNRHDYYALGEYDPMTDTWTPDDPELDVGIGLRLDYGKYYASKTFYDQVKKRRILYGWISEGDIESDDLKKGWASLQSMPRTVLHDNKTGTHLLLWPIEEVESLRTNSTEFEDVLLEPGSVVPLDIGSASQLDIVAEFEVDNETLEAMVEADVIYNCSTSAGAAGRGALGPFGILVLADDTLSELTPIYFYIAKDTDGSYKTFFCTDLSRSSLAVDDVDQRIYGSIVPVLDDEKPTMRVLVDHSIVEGFSQGGRSCITTRVYPTEAIYGAARLFLFNNATGVNVTASIKIWEMASADIHPYPLDQP comes from the exons ATGTGGGCCCCTCCGCATGTCACATCTACGCTTGGAAGTTTGTGGTGGACATTTG GACCACTGTTCCACATGGGATGGTACCACCTCTTCTACCAGTACAATCCTGATTCAGCAGTGTGGGGGAACATCACGTGGGGCCATGCAGTGTCAAGAGACATGATCCACTGGCTCTACCTCCCCTTAGCCATGGTCCCCGATCGATGGTTTGATTTGAACGGCGTCTGGACCGGCTCTGCTACGATTCTGCCAAATGGCCAAATCATAATGCTCTACACCGGTGATACCAATGATTCCGTGCAGGTCCAAAATCTAGCATACCCTGCCAACCTGTCTGATCCCCTCCTCCTCCATTGgatcaaatatgaaaacaacCCGGTTATGGTCCCCCCAGCCGGAATCGCTTCCGACGATTTCCGGGACCCGACCACGATGTGGGTCGGAGCCGATGGAAATTGGCGGGTTGCAGTTGGGTCACTGGTCAATACAACAGGCATCGTGCTTGTATTTCAGACCACCAACTTTACCGATTTTGAGCAGTTGGACGGTGTATTGCATGGGGTTCCGGGTACGGGTATGTGGGAGTGCGTGGACTTTTACCCGGTTTCCATCAATGGCGTATACGGGTTGGATACGTCGGCTCATGGGCCGGGTATAAAGCATGTGTTGAAGGCCAGCATGGATGATAACAGGCATGATTATTACGCATTAGGGGAGTATGACCCGATGACCGATACATGGACACCCGATGACCCGGAATTGGATGTGGGTATCGGGTTACGGCTTGATTATGGAAAGTATTACGCTTCAAAGACATTTTATGATCAGGTTAAGAAAAGGAGGATCCTATATGGTTGGATTTCGGAAGGTGATATTGAATCTGATGACTTGAAGAAAGGATGGGCTTCCCTTCAG AGTATGCCAAGGACTGTTCTACATGACAATAAGACAGGAACCCATCTCCTTCTATGGCCAATTGAGGAGGTAGAGAGCTTGAGAACAAACAGTACAGAGTTCGAAGATGTTTTACTCGAACCCGGATCTGTTGTGCCACTTGACATAGGCTCAGCTTCACAG TTGGACATAGTGGCGGAGTTTGAGGTAGATAACGAGACCTTAGAAGCGATGGTGGAAGCTGATGTGATCTATAATTGTAGTACTAGCGCTGGTGCTGCTGGGAGGGGAGCTTTGGGGCCATTCGGCATTCTGGTTTTAGCAGATGATACACTTTCCGAGCTGAccccaatttatttttacattgcCAAAGACACTGATGGCAGTTACAAAACCTTCTTCTGCACTGATCTATCCAG GTCGTCTTTGGCCGTGGATGATGTTGATCAAAGGATTTATGGGAGCATTGTTCCAGTGCTTGATGATGAAAAACCAACCATGAGGGTTCTG GTTGATCATTCGATTGTGGAAGGCTTTAGCCAAGGGGGGAGGTCATGTATCACGACCCGAGTTTATCCAACAGAGGCTATCTATGGAGCAGCTAGGTTATTCCTCTTCAACAATGCCACTGGAGTGAATGTCACAGCCAGTATCAAGATATGGGAAATGGCTTCTGCTGATATTCACCCTTACCCATTAGACCAACCGTAA